The Linepithema humile isolate Giens D197 chromosome 2, Lhum_UNIL_v1.0, whole genome shotgun sequence genome has a segment encoding these proteins:
- the Secp43 gene encoding tRNA selenocysteine 1-associated protein 1 has protein sequence MSGPMVLCQLWMGGLEPYMTESFIMNAFHKMGEQPQTVKVMRNRYTGEPAGYCFVHFPTDEMALDAMHKLNGKVIPGSNPPVRFRLNHASTTGKPAAEREFSIWVGDLSTDVDDYSLYRAFAAKYNSIRTAKVILDSSGFSKGYGFVRFANEEEQKNSLITMNGYRGLGTKSLKICNAVPRPWNKISGSTPPQSTSDYPPSNMNSEAYNYYDTSSYWNSYSAWQQGYYESEPTSDAYNSYVSDQKPEEDELELIEHSIPIDIDKANREIIEQDYNLWDALESSKWIPCDTIELCY, from the exons atgtcagGGCCAATGGTACTGTGCCAGCTATGGATGGGTGGT TTGGAACCTTATATGACTGAGAGTTTCATCATGAATGCATTTCACAAGATGGGTGAGCAACCACAGACAGTGAAGGTAATGCGGAATAGATACACTGGCGAGCCTGCAGGATATTGTTTTGTACATTTTCCAACTGATGAAATGGCACTCGATGCAATGCACAAATTAAATGGCAAAGTAATACCTGGTTCGAATCCT CCAGTGCGGTTCCGCTTAAATCATGCTAGCACCACAGGAAAACCTGCTGCTGAAAGAGAATTTAGCATTTGGGTAGGCGACTTGTCCACTGACGTAGACGATTACTCCTTATACAGAGCATTTGccgcaaaatataattcaattaggACAGCAAAAGTTATTTTGGATAGTTCTGGATTTAGTAAAGGATACGGTTTTGTCAGATTTGCAAATGAGGAGGAACAGAAGAATAGCCTTATCACCATGAATGGTTATAGAGGGCTTGGTacaaaatctttgaaaatctGCAACGCTGTGCCTAGACCGTGGAATAAAATATCCGG TTCAACACCACCACAATCAACCTCTGATTATCCACCTTCAAACATGAATTCAGaggcatataattattacgatacATCATCTTATTGGAATAGTTACAGTGCTTGGCAACAAGGCTATTATGAAAGTGAACCAACATCAGATGCTTACAACAGCTATGTATCGGATCAAAAACCTGAGGAAGATGAATTAGAACTAATTG AGCATTCCATCCCCATTGATATTGACAAGGCAAATAGAGAAATAATCGAACAGGACTACAATTTGTGGGACGCTTTGGAAAGTTCAAAATGGATTCCCTGCGACACTATAGAACTGTGCTACtaa
- the Bdp1 gene encoding transcription factor TFIIIB component B'' homolog: protein MRRARIKALAAVPVRKKTIQDTVVSSDASDVPDKEQKIEDVPNTDKQEQEAVEDVIKIKKEEDKSSIDKLDGESIKNVEEKTIEKEESKKINLIQPEAAVTEIINSQKLCSPVKSTFQEPYIQINKCEKVTNQLVQKIVPPPDVPTGIDIASPTKLTQSRSCFMRPTPRLDSSGRVRKNSIQGSGASASESEDEHGKRAASVVSNRIRNDSVCSVQSNKESVINDSQNNSPKIKTTQKRRMLISESARRLAEARREFLLKHENRTPDRSQLKMYDLIYYNPVTNPMKKSAIVQRQETTLQPMEVPEEENEDDPSAIPAPQVKVGPDGQLIIDEQSLVIEQTGAKRGREILASEAVIEDDNSRSGGFYKKHKRSKDWPNWETFKFYRVLNVVGPDFLLMQTLFPNRTRQEIKQKYKKEERVNRHLVEKALKYHQEFDTEMLEEQLAMLKNLENIENHKLPIKKMSEKMKDGQPVTKKARRLKRRLVAGSIGECESSSFNDPEVEDATVSMTGDEIDLASMEANVETSSVQRQQVRKESKARKLKRRADDRSDKSDNNSSYASSNGADSESDPEVYQVRPTRSGRQPKVKKLRAPDINMLDKSVEDTMSLNSETATSLEVTEEANTPAEDSRNAETPESMAIPNINQMEPGSLVIVSKESEEDPEDTILQVYMVGPNVNGVGTGVKPNLTPVVIGGRSAPEAPDDGN, encoded by the exons ATGCGTCGAGCACGTATTAAAGCTTTGGCTGCTGTGCCAGTGCGAAAAAAGACTATACAAGATACTGTAGTTTCTTCTGATGCGAGCGATGTGCCTGATAAGGAACAGAAAATAGAAGATGTACCTAATACTGATAAGCAAGAACAAGAAGCTGTTGaagatgttataaaaattaagaaagaagaagacaaATCTAGTATTGATAAACTAGATGGAGAGTCTATTAAAAATGTGGAAGAGAAAACTATTGAAAAGgaagaaagcaaaaaaatcaatttgataCAACCAGAAGCAGCTGtgactgaaataataaattctcaaaaattatGTTCTCCAGTGAAATCAACTTTTCAAGAACCATACATTCAGATTAACAAATGTGAGAAAGTTACTAATCAGTTAGttcaaaaaattgttccaCCACCAGATGTGCCTACAGGAATAGATATAG ctTCTCCCACAAAGCTAACACAGAGTCGTTCTTGCTTTATGAGACCCACACCAAGATTAGACAGCAGTGGCAGAGtgagaaaaaatagtataCAGGGAAGCGGCGCGAGTGCGAGCGAATCCGAAGATGAGCACGGCAAGAGAGCGGCGTCCGTCGTGTCAAACCGCATACGAAACGATTCTGTTTGCTCCGTGCAGAGCAATAAAGAAAGCGTTATCAACGATAGTCAGAATAATTCTCCGAAGATTAAGACAACGCAGAAAAGACGTATGCTGATTTCGGAATCTGCGAGAAGATTGGCCGAAGCCAGAAGAGAGTTTCTATTAAAGCACGAAAACAGAACGCCTGATAGGAGTCAGTTGAAAATGTACGACTTGATATATTACAATCCCGTGACGAATCCTATGAAAAAATCGGCAATCGTACAAAGGCAAGAAACTACATTACA ACCGATGGAAGTGCCGGAAGAAGAGAACGAGGACGACCCGTCGGCAATACCCGCGCCGCAAGTGAAAGTCGGCCCCGACGGTCAGTTGATAATAGACGAGCAGAGTCTCGTGATAGAGCAAACGGGCGCGAAAAGGGGCAGAGAAATATTGGCGAGCGAGGCTGTTATTGAGGATGATAACAGCCGCAGTGGTggcttttataaaaagcacAAGAGGAGCAAGGATTGGCCAAACTGGgagacatttaaattttacagagTTTTAAATGTAGTGGGTCCCGATTTCTTATTGATGCAGACGCTTTTCCCAAACAGAACTAGGCAAGAAATCAAGCAAAAGTACAAGAAAGAGGAGAGAGTTAATCGTCACTTGGTCGAGAAAGCTCTGAAGTATCATCAAGAATTTGATACGGAAATGCTTGAGGAGCAATTAG caatgttaaaaaatttagaaaatattgaaaatcacaAATTGCCGATTAAAAAGATGTCGGAAAAAATGAAGGATGGACAGCCCGTGACCAAGAAGGCCAGGAGACTCAAACGTC GATTAGTAGCTGGTAGTATCGGGGAATGCGAATCGTCGTCTTTTAACGATCCAGAAGTGGAAGATGCGACGGTATCGATGACAGGCGATGAAATCGACCTGGCTTCGATGGAAGCGAATGTCGAGACAAGCAGTGTTCAGCGTCAGCAAGTGAGGAAGGAAAGCAAAGCGCGAAAATTGAAGAGACGCGCGGACGACAGATCCGACAAATCCGACAATAACAGTTCTTACGCGAGCTCTAATGGAGCGGATTCGGAGAGCGATCCAGAGGTTTATCAAGTCCGACCGACCAGATCTGGTAGACAGCCGAAGGTGAAGAAATTGCGAGCACCCGACATTAATATGCTCGACAAGAGTGTTGAGGATACGATGTCGCTGAATAGCGAGACCGCGACATCGTTAGAGGTCACAGAGGAGGCAAATACACCGGCTGAGGATAGCAGAAATGCGGAAACGCCTGAAAGTATGGCGATACCAAATATCAATCAGATGGAACCGGGATCCTTGGTGATCGTGTCGAAGGAATCTGAAGAGGATCCCGAGGACACTATTTTACAAGTTTACATGGTCGGTCCAAACGTCAACGGCGTCGGCACGGGAGTTAAGCCCAATCTGACGCCTGTAGTAATTGGTGGTAGATCTGCACCCGAAGCTCCTGATGACGGCAACTAA
- the cbc gene encoding protein CLP1 homolog: MTDEKSVVQEFKLDADCELRFEVESKNEKVTLELKSGLAEVFGTELVKGKKYEFTAGAKVAIYTWQGCTVELVGKTDVSYVAKETPMGLYLNCHAAMERMRETAEKDDTRGPITMVVGPCDVGKSTLCRILLNYAVRMGRRPIFVDLDVGQGHIAIPGTVGALLVERPSNVVEGFSQQAPLVFHFGHKMPQANVALYNLLVTRLAEVCSDRLQANKKAKASGIVINTCGWVKGDGYKLLTHAAQAFEVDAILVLDQERLYNELVRDMPDFVKVVFLPKSGGVVERSQAQRTEARDQGVREYFYGSRTPLYPHSFEVKWSEARLYKIGAPVLPASCMPLGMKAEDNLTKLVAVTPGPSLLHHLLSVSFADSPEDDVVQTNVAGFVCVTNVDVERQTFTVLSPQPRPLPNTVLLLSDIQFMDSH, encoded by the exons atgaCTGATGAAAAATCCGTAGTGcaagaatttaaattagatgCGGATTGCGAATTAAGATTCGAAGTAGAGAGCAAGAATGAGAAAGTTACATTAGAG TTAAAAAGTGGTTTGGCAGAAGTTTTTGGGACGGAATTGGTGAAAGGCAAAAAGTACGAGTTCACTGCTGGTGCAAAAGTCGCAATTTATACATGGCAAGGCTGCACCGTTGAGTTAGTCGGCAAGACAGATGTCAGCTATGTGGCAAAGGAGACGCCTATGGGTCTCTACTTGAATTGTCACGCAGCGATGGAACGGATGAGAGAAACCGCTGAGAAGGACGACACAAGGGGTCCGATAACAATGGTTGTGGGTCCTTGCGACGTTGGAAAATCAACACTTTGTAGAATACTGTTGAATTATGCTGTTAGAATGGGCAGAAGACCGATTTTTGTCGACCTAGACGTCGGTCAGGGACACATAGCGATTCCAGGTACAGTTGGTGCTCTGCTAGTGGAACGACCATCAAATGTAGTAGAGGGATTTAGTCAGCAAGCCCCACTGGTCTTCCACTTTGGACACAAAATGCCACAGGCCAATGTAGCATTGTATAATTTACTTGTGACACGCTTGGCGGAGGTATGCTCAGATAGATTGCAGGCCAACAAGAAAGCCAAAGCATCAGGCATCGTCATAAATACGTGTGGTTGGGTCAAAGGAGACGGCTACAAGCTTCTTACGCATGCTGCACAGGCATTTGAAGTAGATGCAATTTTAGTGTTGGATCAAGAGCGGCTTTACAACGAACTGGTAAGAGACATGCCAGATTTTGTGAAGGTTGTGTTCCTGCCAAAGAGCGGAGGCGTTGTCGAAAGAAGTCAGGCGCAAAGAACTGAAGCTAGGGATCAAGGCGTAAGAGAGTATTTTTATGGTTCCCGAACACCGTTGTATCCACACAGTTTTGAGGTGAAGTGGAGTGAAGCGAGATTATACAAAATCGGGGCGCCTGTTCTACCGGCATCGTGTATGCCATTGGGTATGAAGGCGGAGGATAATTTGACAAAATTGGTGGCTGTCACCCCGGGACCCAGTCTGCTGCATCACTTACTGTCTGTTTCTTTTGCCGACTCTCCTGAAGATGACGTTGTGCAGACCAATGTAGCTGGATTTGTTTGCGT AACCAATGTGGATGTTGAGAGGCAAACATTCACAGTACTCAGCCCGCAACCTAGGCCACTGCCAAATACAGTACTATTATTATCAGATATACAATTTATGGAtagtcattaa